Proteins found in one Salvia splendens isolate huo1 chromosome 10, SspV2, whole genome shotgun sequence genomic segment:
- the LOC121751051 gene encoding probable BOI-related E3 ubiquitin-protein ligase 3 — protein MTLLFSSIYFLSFINTPLSPFSSSAAMPIQAQIFVSGGCHDEKAYGLNNLRCYHSNSNRHHLSIPHIVSAQFHNQPIEIDHYLNSLNESLRMALQEQRRRQTALLVRSYESTIQSLLKQRDDDISRAGRRNVELEECVRRMEMEKATWQRLAQESEAMAASLRKEAAEEDAGSCCVEREREGEEEEEGESRKMVCRCCNSRKSWVIMLPCRHLCSCRDCDAFLDSCPVCNVAKKASLEALL, from the exons ATGACCCTTTTATTTTCCTCAATATATTTTCTTAGCTTTATAAATACACCTCTCTCCCCATTTTCCTCATCTGCTGCAATGCCGATTCAAGCTCAGATATTCGTCTCTGGTGGATGCCACGACGAGAAAGCCTACGGATTAAACAATCTCCGCTGCTACCATTCTAATTCCAACCGTCATCATCTCTCTATCCCTCACATCGTCTCCGCTCAATTCCACAATCAACCAATCGAGATTGATCACTACCTCAATTCACTG AACGAGAGCTTGAGAATGGCGCTGCaggagcagcggcggcggcagaCCGCGCTCCTGGTGAGGAGCTACGAATCGACGATTCAGTCTCTGCTGAAGCAGAGAGACGACGATATCTCGAGAGCGGGGAGGAGGAATGTGGAGCTGGAGGAGTGCGTGAGGAGGATGGAGATGGAGAAGGCGACGTGGCAGAGATTGGCGCAGGAGAGCGAGGCGATGGCGGCGTCGCTGAGGAaggaggcggcggaggaggacGCGGGGTCGTGCTgcgtggagagagagagagaaggagaagaagaggaggagggaGAATCGAGGAAGATGGTTTGCAGATGCTGCAATTCTAGGAAATCGTGGGTGATAATGCTGCCGTGCAGGCATCTCTGCTCATGCAGAGATTGCGATGCGTTTCTCGATTCCTGCCCTGTTTGCAATGTCGCCAAGAAAGCAAGTTTGGAAGCTCTGCTTTGa
- the LOC121752085 gene encoding uncharacterized protein LOC121752085 gives MASPNLSATAASSSASSAASSSVGSGSRQITDIRAPLWDHVTILEKPKPGGGNILWRCNYCPFSKSTSYTRVEAHLLQKLRQGIKTCPNVSFEMLSDMRREVEKCKELLERSKACTVSLPVAPSDNSKRTKRGPVSQLEKSWALQDRKHLDALIVRAIIS, from the coding sequence ATGGCATCTCCAAATCTGAGTGCTACTGCTGCTAGTTCTAGTGCTAGTTCTGCTGCTAGTTCTAGTGTTGGATCTGGGTCCAGACAAATAACTGATATCAGGGCTCCATTGTGGGATCATGTCACCATTCTAGAGAAGCCTAAACCTGGTGGAGGAAATATATTATGGAGATGCAACTATTGTCCATTTTCAAAAAGCACTAGCTATACAAGAGTTGAAGCTCATTTGCTGCAAAAATTAAGACAGGGGATTAAGACATGTCCAAATGTTTCATTTGAAATGCTGAGTGACATGAGGAGGGAAGTGGAAAAGTGTAAGGAGCTATTGGAAAGATCAAAGGCATGCACTGTTTCTTTGCCTGTAGCTCCTTCAGACAACAGCAAGAGGACCAAGAGGGGGCCTGTTTCTCAATTGGAAAAATCATGGGCATTGCAAGACCGCAAGCACTTGGATGCTTTAATTGTTAGAGCAATTATTTCCTAA
- the LOC121752083 gene encoding probable aquaporin PIP2-8 encodes MTKEVSEEAASHGKDYVDPPPAAIIGADELKLWSFYRALIAEFIATLLFLYVTVATVIGHKKTNALDQCDGVGLLGIAWAFGGMIFILVYCTAGISGGHINPAVTFGLFLARKVSLIRAVSYIVSQCLGAICGVGLVKAFMKGPYNRLGGGANTVADGYNTGTALGAEIIGTFVLVYTVFSATDPKRNARDSHIPVLAPLPIGFAVFMVHLATIPITGTGINPARSFGAAVIYGHKKSWDDHWIFWVGPMVGALAAAIYHQFVLRAGAVKALGSFRSNPTN; translated from the exons ATGACGAAAGAAGTTAGCGAAGAAGCCGCTTCCCACGGCAAGGACTACGTGGACCCTCCTCCAGCCGCCATCATCGGCGCAGATGAGCTCAAGCTCTGGTCCTTCTACAGAGCTCTCATCGCCGAGTTCATCGCCACCCTCCTCTTCCTCTACGTCACCGTCGCCACCGTCATCGGCCACAAGAAGACCAACGCCCTCGACCAATGCGACGGCGTCGGCCTCCTCGGCATTGCCTGGGCCTTCGGCGGCATGATCTTCATCCTCGTCTACTGCACCGCCGGAATTTCAG GTGGTCACATTAACCCCGCGGTGACGTTCGGGCTGTTCCTGGCGAGGAAGGTGTCGCTAATTAGGGCTGTTTCGTACATCGTGTCGCAGTGCTTGGGCGCAATCTGCGGCGTGGGGCTGGTGAAGGCGTTCATGAAGGGGCCGTACAACAGACTCGGTGGCGGCGCCAACACCGTCGCGGACGGGTACAACACTGGCACAGCGCTCGGAGCTGAGATCATTGGCACCTTCGTGCTCGTTTACACCGTCTTCTCCGCCACTGACCCCAAGAGAAACGCGCGTGACTCTCACATCCCG gtTTTGGCTCCGCTTCCAATCGGATTTGCTGTGTTCATGGTGCATTTGGCGACAATCCCCATCACCGGAACTGGAATCAACCCGGCGAGGAGCTTCGGCGCCGCCGTGATCTACGGCCACAAGAAGTCGTGGGACGACCAC TGGATTTTCTGGGTGGGACCGATGGTTGGAGCGCTGGCGGCGGCGATCTACCACCAGTTCGTGTTGAGGGCCGGCGCGGTGAAGGCGTTGGGGTCGTTCAGGAGCAATCCGACCaactaa